The following proteins are co-located in the Athene noctua chromosome 16, bAthNoc1.hap1.1, whole genome shotgun sequence genome:
- the LOC141966999 gene encoding uncharacterized protein LOC141966999, with amino-acid sequence SVKETLESSLFEAQQRLSQLEITRSQLEIQLHTVTQAKEVIQGEVKCLQCELETERSLMRQERENMAQQLLQMEQQYNSSLKLQQTDHEVEINKLLQDLASEQEGHHSELQKILEKWEKEKAETEGEHEKKLFDMKQKVAAMRAQQEEERTRVENAKREVLQEKEHEKSALLETLLQTQGELREANQQLEQLRQEVKEQREDGQAAAEGEQLSWLSEKRLLSQQLEHLQQAVARLEREKTEMKQLIAELRRTPEQVECERRRLKRCCSGRSLPDARGFSLSDQHKIPASREEESQACCSHRLAELQNQWTLHHIRAPGI; translated from the exons GTCAGTGAAGGAGACGCTGGAAtccagcctgtttgaagctcagcagcGCTTATCTCAGCTGGAGATCACCAGGAGTCAGCTTGAAATCCAACTCCACACGGTCACGCAGGccaaggaggtgatacaag gggaagtgaagtgcCTTCAGTGTGAACTGGAAACAGAGCGATCTCTAATGAGGCAGGAACGGGAAAACatggcacagcagctcttgcagatgGAGCAGCAGTATAACAGTTCCCTCAAACTGCAGCAAACTGAtcatgaagtggaaataaacaagcTCCTGCAAGACCTG GCAAGCGAACAGGAGGGgcatcattcagagctgcagaagatactggagaaatgggaaaaagagaaggcgGAGACAGAAGGGGAGCACGAGAAGAAGCTGTTTGATATGAAGCAGAAAGTTGCTGCCATGCGAGCTCAACAAGAAGAGGAACGAACCAGAGTCGAAAATGCCAAGCGAGAG gtccTGCAAGAAAAGGAGCATGAGAAGAGTGCTTTATTAGAGACACTGCTTCAGACTCAGGGAGAGCTAAGAGAAGccaaccagcagctggagcagctcaggcaggAGGTGAAAGAGCAGCGCGAGGACGGGCAG gctgctgcagaaggggAGCAGCTCTCATGGCTGTCGGAGAAGAGACTCCTGTCGCAGCAGCTGGAACATCTACAGCAAGCGGTTGCAAGGCTGGAACGTGAGAAGACGGAGATGAAGCAACTCATTGCTGAGCTCAGGAGGACTCCTGAGCAG GTGGAATGTGAACGGAGGAGACTGAAGAGATGTTGCAGTGGTCGGTCGCTGCCAGATGCACGAGGATTTTCCCTCTCTGACCAGCACAAGATCCCTGCTTCTAGAGAG GAGGAGTCTCAGGCTTGCTGCAGTCATCGATTAGCTGAGTTGCAGAACCAG TGGACTTTGCATCATATCAGAGCTCCAGGGATCTGA